Proteins encoded by one window of Mycolicibacterium sp. ND9-15:
- a CDS encoding mycofactocin-coupled SDR family oxidoreductase, with protein sequence MTENKVGRVAGKVAFITGAARGQGREHAVRLAEEGADIIAVDVCSDIDAAGYPGPTEADLADTAALVEKSGRRIVTAKADVRDLASLRAALDRGVTELGPVDIVVANAGISANPAPAAMIEQSAWQTMFDINVTGVWNTVTAALPHMTNGGGSIILVSSMLGLRGGGYMAHYASAKHAVVGLMNSLANELAPQWIRVNSIHPGNILTPMIDNDHFRRTVRPDLRDPTMDDATQVIGHFHLLPKPVIEARAVSNAVLFLASDEAQYITGAALPVDAGAVAKF encoded by the coding sequence ATGACAGAGAACAAGGTAGGCAGAGTTGCCGGCAAGGTCGCCTTCATCACCGGCGCAGCGCGCGGTCAGGGCCGCGAACACGCGGTCCGGCTCGCCGAAGAGGGCGCCGACATCATCGCGGTCGACGTGTGCAGCGACATCGACGCCGCCGGATATCCGGGCCCCACCGAGGCGGACCTGGCCGACACGGCGGCCCTCGTCGAGAAGTCGGGCCGTCGCATCGTGACCGCCAAGGCCGACGTGCGCGACCTGGCAAGCCTCCGTGCGGCCCTCGATCGTGGCGTGACCGAACTCGGCCCGGTCGACATCGTGGTGGCCAATGCCGGCATCAGCGCGAATCCCGCCCCTGCCGCGATGATCGAGCAGTCCGCGTGGCAGACGATGTTCGACATCAACGTGACCGGCGTTTGGAATACCGTGACAGCCGCCCTACCGCACATGACCAACGGCGGCGGATCGATCATCCTGGTCAGTTCGATGCTGGGGCTCCGCGGCGGCGGCTACATGGCCCACTATGCGTCCGCCAAACACGCCGTGGTCGGCTTGATGAACTCGCTGGCGAACGAGCTTGCACCACAATGGATCCGGGTCAACTCGATACATCCCGGCAACATCCTGACGCCGATGATCGACAACGACCACTTCCGTCGCACCGTACGACCGGACCTGCGCGATCCGACAATGGACGACGCCACCCAGGTCATCGGACACTTCCATCTGTTGCCGAAGCCGGTGATCGAAGCACGCGCCGTGAGCAACGCCGTGTTGTTTCTGGCCTCCGACGAGGCGCAGTACATCACCGGGGCGGCGCTGCCCGTCGACGCCGGTGCCGTCGCGAAATTCTGA
- a CDS encoding TerC family protein, with protein MDISGWVWALTVAGIAGLLAFDFVFHVRKAHVPTLKEAAVWSAAYVGIALLFGVGVLIFGGVEPGSEYFAGYVTEKALSVDNLFVFLIIISSFRVPREDQQKVLLFGIVFALIARTGLIFVGAALINTFAWVFYAFGLVLLLTAGNMLAPKGGDDSHTADNFVIRLARKTFHTTDHYDGDKLFTTVDGKRAMTPMLLVMVAIGGTDILFALDSIPAIFGLTQNVYLVFTATAFSLLGLRQLYFLIDGLLDRLIYLSYGLAAILGFIGVKLIVHALHENNVPFINDGEPVKVVEISTGLSLSVIIGILIVTIVASLFSRRGAARTAIANARRHATAYLDSEYTRSAAERERIFKALLRERDQIISLGPKYRRMVRDEPALTELLDRAAAKHNEAVERGEAEPFTRRGLTS; from the coding sequence ATGGATATATCCGGATGGGTGTGGGCGCTGACGGTTGCCGGCATTGCCGGGCTCCTGGCCTTCGACTTCGTCTTCCATGTGCGAAAGGCCCACGTCCCGACCCTGAAGGAGGCGGCGGTCTGGTCGGCGGCGTATGTCGGGATCGCGCTGCTGTTCGGGGTGGGTGTGCTGATCTTCGGCGGGGTTGAACCCGGCTCGGAGTACTTCGCGGGCTACGTCACCGAGAAAGCCCTGTCAGTTGACAATCTCTTCGTCTTCTTGATCATCATCAGCAGCTTCCGGGTGCCGCGCGAGGACCAGCAGAAGGTCCTGCTGTTCGGCATAGTGTTCGCGCTGATCGCACGCACCGGCCTCATCTTCGTCGGAGCCGCGCTGATCAACACCTTTGCCTGGGTCTTTTATGCGTTCGGACTGGTTCTGCTGCTCACCGCGGGCAACATGCTCGCGCCCAAGGGCGGCGACGACTCCCATACGGCCGACAACTTCGTCATTCGCCTGGCCAGGAAGACCTTCCACACCACCGACCACTACGACGGTGACAAACTCTTCACGACGGTGGACGGTAAGCGGGCGATGACGCCGATGCTTCTGGTGATGGTGGCCATCGGCGGCACCGACATTCTCTTCGCGCTCGACTCGATCCCGGCGATCTTCGGTCTGACGCAGAACGTGTACCTCGTCTTCACCGCGACGGCGTTCTCACTGTTGGGTCTGCGGCAGTTGTACTTCCTCATCGACGGCCTGCTCGACCGGCTGATCTACCTGTCCTACGGGTTGGCGGCCATCCTGGGATTCATCGGCGTAAAGCTGATTGTGCATGCGCTGCATGAGAACAACGTGCCGTTCATCAACGACGGGGAACCCGTGAAGGTCGTCGAGATCAGCACCGGCCTCTCGCTCTCCGTGATCATCGGCATCCTCATCGTCACCATCGTCGCATCGTTGTTCAGCCGTAGGGGGGCGGCCCGGACCGCGATCGCCAACGCGCGTCGGCACGCGACGGCCTACCTCGACTCGGAGTACACCCGCAGCGCCGCGGAACGCGAACGTATCTTCAAGGCGCTGCTTCGTGAGCGCGACCAGATCATCTCGCTGGGCCCCAAGTACCGTCGTATGGTCCGTGACGAACCGGCCCTCACAGAACTGCTCGATCGTGCGGCCGCCAAACACAACGAGGCGGTCGAGCGAGGCGAGGCCGAGCCGTTCACCCGAAGGGGGCTCACGTCCTGA
- a CDS encoding SDR family oxidoreductase, with protein MGVYVVTGSASGMGSQAATKLTGRGHTVISVDVKEGDVVADLSTRDGRQAAADAVLETASNRLDGAVLAAGIGPTPGKDSVRRILEVNYHGVVDLLQKWRPALAAADRAKVVVIGSNSTTTTPAVPRRTVRALLAGDTDKAVRSLRFLGPAAPSLGYAASKIAVSHWVRRSAVTLQWAGEGIRLNALAPGAIMTPLLEKQLSTPNQAKAVNAFPVPIGGFGDAAQLADWMLFMLSDSADFLCGSVIFVDGGSDAYFRAQDWPKSLPARRLPSYLWRFGRFNASR; from the coding sequence ATGGGCGTATATGTGGTAACCGGATCCGCGTCCGGTATGGGGAGCCAAGCGGCCACGAAGCTGACGGGCCGCGGCCACACGGTCATCTCCGTCGACGTCAAAGAAGGCGACGTCGTAGCCGATCTGTCGACACGCGATGGGCGACAGGCGGCGGCCGATGCGGTGCTGGAGACGGCATCGAACCGACTTGACGGCGCCGTGCTGGCCGCCGGGATCGGGCCGACGCCCGGCAAAGACAGCGTGCGGCGGATCCTCGAGGTCAACTATCACGGTGTGGTGGACCTGCTGCAGAAGTGGCGACCGGCCTTGGCTGCCGCGGATCGGGCGAAAGTCGTAGTGATCGGGAGCAATTCGACGACCACCACACCGGCGGTGCCGCGGCGCACGGTTCGTGCGCTGCTAGCCGGCGACACCGACAAGGCGGTGCGCTCGCTGCGGTTCCTCGGTCCGGCCGCGCCGTCGTTGGGATACGCCGCCTCCAAGATCGCGGTATCGCACTGGGTGCGGCGCAGCGCGGTGACACTGCAATGGGCGGGTGAGGGCATCCGACTGAACGCTCTCGCACCGGGCGCGATCATGACGCCCCTGTTGGAGAAGCAACTGTCGACACCGAACCAGGCCAAGGCCGTCAACGCATTCCCGGTGCCCATCGGAGGATTCGGAGACGCCGCTCAACTCGCCGACTGGATGCTGTTCATGCTGTCGGACTCCGCGGATTTCCTCTGCGGCAGTGTCATTTTCGTCGACGGCGGCTCCGACGCATACTTCCGCGCGCAGGACTGGCCGAAGAGCCTGCCCGCTCGACGGCTGCCGTCGTACCTGTGGCGCTTCGGCAGGTTCAACGCCTCCAGGTGA
- a CDS encoding SDR family NAD(P)-dependent oxidoreductase — protein MTILDRFRLDDKVAVITGASSGLGVSFAKACAEAGADVVLAARRAEKLEATAELVRATGRGALTVQTDVADPDQCAALVDAAMRKFGRVDVLVNNAGVGTAVPAVRETPEQFRTVIDVNLNGSYWAAQAGARVMQPGSSIINVSSVLGLTTAGLPQAAYSASKAAIVGLTRDLAQQWGGRKGIRVNALAPGFFKSEMTDEYAPGYLDRTLASRVVFNRVGEPYELSATLIWLASDAGGYVTGQTIVVDGGVTIT, from the coding sequence ATGACGATCCTGGACCGCTTCCGACTCGACGACAAAGTCGCCGTCATCACCGGCGCATCGTCCGGTCTCGGAGTGTCGTTCGCCAAGGCGTGTGCAGAGGCCGGCGCCGATGTGGTCCTGGCTGCTCGGCGCGCCGAAAAGCTCGAGGCGACAGCCGAACTCGTCCGAGCCACCGGCCGGGGTGCGCTCACCGTCCAAACCGATGTTGCGGATCCCGACCAGTGTGCGGCGCTCGTCGATGCCGCGATGCGGAAGTTCGGCCGTGTCGATGTCCTGGTGAACAACGCCGGTGTGGGTACCGCGGTGCCCGCCGTCCGGGAGACTCCCGAGCAGTTCCGCACGGTGATCGACGTCAACCTGAACGGATCGTATTGGGCCGCTCAGGCGGGCGCGCGGGTGATGCAGCCCGGCAGTTCGATCATCAACGTGTCGAGTGTGTTGGGTCTGACCACCGCGGGACTGCCCCAGGCCGCCTACAGCGCGAGCAAGGCGGCGATCGTCGGGCTCACCCGCGACCTCGCCCAACAGTGGGGTGGACGGAAAGGAATACGTGTCAACGCGCTGGCACCGGGTTTCTTCAAGTCGGAGATGACCGACGAGTACGCGCCGGGATACCTGGACCGCACACTGGCCAGTCGCGTGGTGTTCAACCGGGTGGGTGAGCCGTATGAACTGTCGGCCACGTTGATCTGGCTCGCGTCCGACGCCGGCGGATACGTCACCGGCCAGACCATCGTTGTCGATGGCGGTGTGACGATCACGTAG